A single region of the Musa acuminata AAA Group cultivar baxijiao chromosome BXJ1-11, Cavendish_Baxijiao_AAA, whole genome shotgun sequence genome encodes:
- the LOC135597473 gene encoding kinesin-like protein KIN-14P isoform X1 → MASDSLSVVAEDVLKPHETRTGDIDLASRKEVQAALRRYEAAEWLRKMVGVNGARDLPEEPTEEEFRLGLRNGIVLCNALNKVQPGAVPKVVEAPADSALLPDGAALSAYQYFENLRNFLVSMEELGLPTFEASDLEGGGKGSRVVNCVLALKSYGDNKQMGRNGSCKYGGILKPSTSGKYFVRRNSEPFMNSLSRSQSTEKTQDGISVEQNMGVNFSIQSTEMTTSQSLNMLLRAILSDKKPEEVPVIVESMLGRVMQEFERRIASQNEQVKTTTKDLTDGTKSFCKAKNSTEISSICCEKETAKTENSFPSSKDEDFSMSLKDAETSKEKLLKQHLLFDRQKRELQELKGALQTTRAGMELMTTQHAQEFSNLGKHMQVLAQAASGYHKVLEENRKLYNQVQDLKGNIRVYCRVRPFLPRQSSSMSTVGHIDDGNIMIITPSKYGKGHKSFSFNKVFGPFATQEEVFSDTQPLIRSVLDGYNVCIFAYGQTGAGKTYTMSGPKELTEESFGVNYRALNDLFHISKQRKETFCYEIAVQMIEIYNEQVRDLLTNDGPQKRLDIHNSSQKGLAVPNANLVPVTSTTEVIELMNIGQKNRAVSATAMNDRSSRSHSCLTIHVQGRDLASGAVLRGCMHLVDLAGSERVNKSEAKGDRLKEAQHINKSLSALGDVISALAQKSSHIPYRNSKLTQLLQDSLGGQAKTLMFVHISPEADAISETLSTLKFAERVASVELGAAQVNKESGEVKELRQQVASLKAALAKKEGVQIQSTMSSPDIYRLKSGATSPAHPNQMQTMEDFGNIEVLSCSAMMQERVEIDLQDLLRASDSSPWPEDSLRGWEGDNLHMPDSFYQGYVPDVMRVYGDHHRSWANSIATDDSDDLDFATSDSSEQDMLSQYNLPKSNSNAVNGGSKIKRPQSGPVKSSETRRPSRTQMPSPSSKLSNTPGQTVNRSNRQLLSGSADGKRRPIGKNGK, encoded by the exons ATGGCGTCGGATTCCTTGTCGGTGGTGGCGGAGGACGTGCTGAAGCCGCATGAGACACGGACGGGCGACATTGATCTGGCCTCTAGGAAGGAGGTGCAAGCAG CGTTGAGAAGGTACGAGGCAGCCGAATGGCTGAGGAAGATGGTGGGGGTTAATGGGGCGAGAGATTTGCCGGAAGAGCCCACAGAGGAGGAATTCCGGCTTGGGCTGCGAAATGGGATTGTTCTTTGTAATGCACTCAACAAGGTTCAACCTGGTGCTGTCCCCAAG GTGGTGGAAGCTCCTGCGGATTCGGCTCTCCTCCCAGACGGTGCTGCTCTGTCAGCATATCAGTACTTTGAGAATTTGAGGAACTTCCTCGTCTCCATGGAAGAGTTGGGCCTCCCAACATTTGAGGCGTCCGATTTAGAAGGG GGTGGTAAAGGCTCCAGGGTTGTGAATTGTGTTTTGGCTCTTAAATCCTATGGTGACAATAAACAAATGGGCAGAAATGGTTCCTGCAAGTATGGTGGGATCCTGAAGCCTTCCACCTCTGGCAAGTATTTTGTAAGGAGGAACTCAGAACCTTTCATGAATTCCCTTTCTAGAAGCCAATCAACTGAGAAAACCCAGGATGGCATATCGGTGGAGCAGAACATGGGTGTCAATTTCTCGATACAATCCACTGAAATG ACGACATCACAGTCTCTGAACATGCTTCTGCGTGCCATCCTATCAGATAAGAAGCCTGAAGAAGTCCCAGTG ATTGTGGAGTCAATGTTAGGCAGAGTAATGCAAGAATTTGAGCGCCGAATTGCAAGCCAAAACGAGCAG GTGAAAACAACTACAAAGGATCTAACTGATGGAACAAAATCCTTCTGCAAAGCAAAAAATTCAACAGAAATTTCATCCATTTGTTGTGAAAAAGAG ACGGCGAAGACAGAGAATTCTTTCCCAAGCTCAAAAGATGAGGATTTTAGTATGAGCTTGAAGGATGCAGAAACATCAAAAGAAAAGCTCCTGAAGCAACACTTACTTTTTGATAGACAAAAAAGAGAACTACAG GAACTGAAAGGTGCACTTCAAACAACTAGAGCTGGTATGGAGTTGATGACAACTCAACATGCCCAGGAATTTAGTAATCTTG GGAAGCATATGCAAGTCCTTGCTCAAGCAGCTTCAGGATATCATAAAGTTCTCGAGGAAAACAGAAAGTTATACAATCAAGTGCAGGATCTTAAAG GAAACATTAGGGTGTACTGCCGTGTGAGGCCTTTCTTACCTAGACAATCAAGTAGTATGAGCACTGTTGGTCATATTGACGATGGAAATATTATGATTATCACCCCTTCAAAATATGGGAAAGGACATAAGTCTTTCAGCTTCAACAAAGTCTTTGGCCCGTTTGCCACTCAAG AGGAGGTTTTCTCTGACACACAGCCTTTGATTCGTTCTGTTCTCGATGGTTACAACGTCTGCATCTTTGCATATGGACAAACTGGAGCAGGGAAAACCTATACAATG AGTGGACCAAAAGAACTTACAGAAGAGAGTTTTGGAGTAAACTACAGAGCATTAAATGACTTGTTTCATATCTCAAAGCAGAGGAAGGAGACATTTTGTTATGAAATTGCTGTTCAGATGATTGAGATATATAATGAGCAAGTTAGGGATCTCCTTACCAATGATGGTCCCCAGAAAAG ATTAGATATTCATAATAGTTCTCAGAAAGGACTTGCTGTGCCTAACGCAAACTTGGTTCCTGTCACATCAACAACAGAGGTTATTGAATTAATGAACATTGGTCAGAAGAATCGTGCTGTTAGTGCAACTGCGATGAATGACCGTAGCAGTCGTTCTCACAG TTGCCTGACCATTCATGTTCAAGGAAGAGATTTGGCATCTGGGGCTGTTCTTAGAGGCTGTATGCATCTAGTTGATTTGGCAGGTAGTGAGAGAGTCAATAAATCTGAAGCTAAAGGAGACAGGCTAAAGGAAGCACAACATATCAACAAATCGCTATCAGCTTTAGGAGATGTAATATCTGCCCTTGCTCAAAAGAGTTCACATATCCCTTACAGGAATAGCAAACTTACACAACTACTACAAGACTCTCTAG GAGGGCAAGCTAAAACATTGATGTTTGTCCACATAAGCCCTGAGGCAGATGCAATAAGTGAGACTCTAAGCACGCTCAAATTTGCTGAACGGGTTGCATCGGTTGAGCTTGGCGCAGCTCAGGTAAACAAAGAAAGTGGGGAAGTCAAGGAGCTCAGGCAGCAG GTAGCTAGTCTTAAAGCAGCATTAGCTAAGAAAGAGGGTGTTCAGATCCAAAGCACAATGTCTAGTCCTGATATATACAGGCTAAAATCTGGTGCAACATCTCCTGCACATCCAAACCAGATGCAGACGATGGAGGATTTTGGCAACATAGAG GTGCTCAGCTGTTCAGCAATGATGCAGGAAAGGGTAGAGATTGATCTCCAAGACCTTTTAAGAGCATCTGATTCTTCTCCTTGGCCAGAGGACTCCCTCAGGGGCTGGGAAGGAGATAACCTGCATATGCCAGACTCATTTTACCAGGGATATGTTCCCGATGTGATGAGAGTCTACGGGGATCATCACAGAAGTTGGGCCAACTCTATCGCAACCGATGATTCAGATGATTTGGATTTTGCAACAAGTGATTCCTCAGAGCAAGACATGCTATCGCAGTACAATCTTCCGAAAAGCAACAGCAATGCTGTCAATGGTGGATCAAAGATCAAGCGGCCTCAGTCAGGTCCAGTGAAGAGTTCCGAGACAAG GAGACCAAGCCGAACGCAGATGCCATCTCCATCGAGTAAGCTATCAAATACACCAGGCCAAACGGTAAACCGCTCCAACAGACAGTTACTCTCTGGCAGCGCCGACGGAAAACGAAGGCCTATTGGGAAAAATGGAAAGTAG
- the LOC135597473 gene encoding kinesin-like protein KIN-14P isoform X3, with protein sequence MASDSLSVVAEDVLKPHETRTGDIDLASRKEVQAALRRYEAAEWLRKMVGVNGARDLPEEPTEEEFRLGLRNGIVLCNALNKVQPGAVPKVVEAPADSALLPDGAALSAYQYFENLRNFLVSMEELGLPTFEASDLEGGGKGSRVVNCVLALKSYGDNKQMGRNGSCKYGGILKPSTSGKYFVRRNSEPFMNSLSRSQSTEKTQDGISVEQNMGVNFSIQSTEMTTSQSLNMLLRAILSDKKPEEVPVIVESMLGRVMQEFERRIASQNEQTAKTENSFPSSKDEDFSMSLKDAETSKEKLLKQHLLFDRQKRELQELKGALQTTRAGMELMTTQHAQEFSNLGKHMQVLAQAASGYHKVLEENRKLYNQVQDLKGNIRVYCRVRPFLPRQSSSMSTVGHIDDGNIMIITPSKYGKGHKSFSFNKVFGPFATQEEVFSDTQPLIRSVLDGYNVCIFAYGQTGAGKTYTMSGPKELTEESFGVNYRALNDLFHISKQRKETFCYEIAVQMIEIYNEQVRDLLTNDGPQKRLDIHNSSQKGLAVPNANLVPVTSTTEVIELMNIGQKNRAVSATAMNDRSSRSHSCLTIHVQGRDLASGAVLRGCMHLVDLAGSERVNKSEAKGDRLKEAQHINKSLSALGDVISALAQKSSHIPYRNSKLTQLLQDSLGGQAKTLMFVHISPEADAISETLSTLKFAERVASVELGAAQVNKESGEVKELRQQVASLKAALAKKEGVQIQSTMSSPDIYRLKSGATSPAHPNQMQTMEDFGNIEVLSCSAMMQERVEIDLQDLLRASDSSPWPEDSLRGWEGDNLHMPDSFYQGYVPDVMRVYGDHHRSWANSIATDDSDDLDFATSDSSEQDMLSQYNLPKSNSNAVNGGSKIKRPQSGPVKSSETRRPSRTQMPSPSSKLSNTPGQTVNRSNRQLLSGSADGKRRPIGKNGK encoded by the exons ATGGCGTCGGATTCCTTGTCGGTGGTGGCGGAGGACGTGCTGAAGCCGCATGAGACACGGACGGGCGACATTGATCTGGCCTCTAGGAAGGAGGTGCAAGCAG CGTTGAGAAGGTACGAGGCAGCCGAATGGCTGAGGAAGATGGTGGGGGTTAATGGGGCGAGAGATTTGCCGGAAGAGCCCACAGAGGAGGAATTCCGGCTTGGGCTGCGAAATGGGATTGTTCTTTGTAATGCACTCAACAAGGTTCAACCTGGTGCTGTCCCCAAG GTGGTGGAAGCTCCTGCGGATTCGGCTCTCCTCCCAGACGGTGCTGCTCTGTCAGCATATCAGTACTTTGAGAATTTGAGGAACTTCCTCGTCTCCATGGAAGAGTTGGGCCTCCCAACATTTGAGGCGTCCGATTTAGAAGGG GGTGGTAAAGGCTCCAGGGTTGTGAATTGTGTTTTGGCTCTTAAATCCTATGGTGACAATAAACAAATGGGCAGAAATGGTTCCTGCAAGTATGGTGGGATCCTGAAGCCTTCCACCTCTGGCAAGTATTTTGTAAGGAGGAACTCAGAACCTTTCATGAATTCCCTTTCTAGAAGCCAATCAACTGAGAAAACCCAGGATGGCATATCGGTGGAGCAGAACATGGGTGTCAATTTCTCGATACAATCCACTGAAATG ACGACATCACAGTCTCTGAACATGCTTCTGCGTGCCATCCTATCAGATAAGAAGCCTGAAGAAGTCCCAGTG ATTGTGGAGTCAATGTTAGGCAGAGTAATGCAAGAATTTGAGCGCCGAATTGCAAGCCAAAACGAGCAG ACGGCGAAGACAGAGAATTCTTTCCCAAGCTCAAAAGATGAGGATTTTAGTATGAGCTTGAAGGATGCAGAAACATCAAAAGAAAAGCTCCTGAAGCAACACTTACTTTTTGATAGACAAAAAAGAGAACTACAG GAACTGAAAGGTGCACTTCAAACAACTAGAGCTGGTATGGAGTTGATGACAACTCAACATGCCCAGGAATTTAGTAATCTTG GGAAGCATATGCAAGTCCTTGCTCAAGCAGCTTCAGGATATCATAAAGTTCTCGAGGAAAACAGAAAGTTATACAATCAAGTGCAGGATCTTAAAG GAAACATTAGGGTGTACTGCCGTGTGAGGCCTTTCTTACCTAGACAATCAAGTAGTATGAGCACTGTTGGTCATATTGACGATGGAAATATTATGATTATCACCCCTTCAAAATATGGGAAAGGACATAAGTCTTTCAGCTTCAACAAAGTCTTTGGCCCGTTTGCCACTCAAG AGGAGGTTTTCTCTGACACACAGCCTTTGATTCGTTCTGTTCTCGATGGTTACAACGTCTGCATCTTTGCATATGGACAAACTGGAGCAGGGAAAACCTATACAATG AGTGGACCAAAAGAACTTACAGAAGAGAGTTTTGGAGTAAACTACAGAGCATTAAATGACTTGTTTCATATCTCAAAGCAGAGGAAGGAGACATTTTGTTATGAAATTGCTGTTCAGATGATTGAGATATATAATGAGCAAGTTAGGGATCTCCTTACCAATGATGGTCCCCAGAAAAG ATTAGATATTCATAATAGTTCTCAGAAAGGACTTGCTGTGCCTAACGCAAACTTGGTTCCTGTCACATCAACAACAGAGGTTATTGAATTAATGAACATTGGTCAGAAGAATCGTGCTGTTAGTGCAACTGCGATGAATGACCGTAGCAGTCGTTCTCACAG TTGCCTGACCATTCATGTTCAAGGAAGAGATTTGGCATCTGGGGCTGTTCTTAGAGGCTGTATGCATCTAGTTGATTTGGCAGGTAGTGAGAGAGTCAATAAATCTGAAGCTAAAGGAGACAGGCTAAAGGAAGCACAACATATCAACAAATCGCTATCAGCTTTAGGAGATGTAATATCTGCCCTTGCTCAAAAGAGTTCACATATCCCTTACAGGAATAGCAAACTTACACAACTACTACAAGACTCTCTAG GAGGGCAAGCTAAAACATTGATGTTTGTCCACATAAGCCCTGAGGCAGATGCAATAAGTGAGACTCTAAGCACGCTCAAATTTGCTGAACGGGTTGCATCGGTTGAGCTTGGCGCAGCTCAGGTAAACAAAGAAAGTGGGGAAGTCAAGGAGCTCAGGCAGCAG GTAGCTAGTCTTAAAGCAGCATTAGCTAAGAAAGAGGGTGTTCAGATCCAAAGCACAATGTCTAGTCCTGATATATACAGGCTAAAATCTGGTGCAACATCTCCTGCACATCCAAACCAGATGCAGACGATGGAGGATTTTGGCAACATAGAG GTGCTCAGCTGTTCAGCAATGATGCAGGAAAGGGTAGAGATTGATCTCCAAGACCTTTTAAGAGCATCTGATTCTTCTCCTTGGCCAGAGGACTCCCTCAGGGGCTGGGAAGGAGATAACCTGCATATGCCAGACTCATTTTACCAGGGATATGTTCCCGATGTGATGAGAGTCTACGGGGATCATCACAGAAGTTGGGCCAACTCTATCGCAACCGATGATTCAGATGATTTGGATTTTGCAACAAGTGATTCCTCAGAGCAAGACATGCTATCGCAGTACAATCTTCCGAAAAGCAACAGCAATGCTGTCAATGGTGGATCAAAGATCAAGCGGCCTCAGTCAGGTCCAGTGAAGAGTTCCGAGACAAG GAGACCAAGCCGAACGCAGATGCCATCTCCATCGAGTAAGCTATCAAATACACCAGGCCAAACGGTAAACCGCTCCAACAGACAGTTACTCTCTGGCAGCGCCGACGGAAAACGAAGGCCTATTGGGAAAAATGGAAAGTAG
- the LOC135597473 gene encoding kinesin-like protein KIN-14P isoform X4, which yields MASDSLSVVAEDVLKPHETRTGDIDLASRKEVQAALRRYEAAEWLRKMVGVNGARDLPEEPTEEEFRLGLRNGIVLCNALNKVQPGAVPKVVEAPADSALLPDGAALSAYQYFENLRNFLVSMEELGLPTFEASDLEGGGKGSRVVNCVLALKSYGDNKQMGRNGSCKYGGILKPSTSGKYFVRRNSEPFMNSLSRSQSTEKTQDGISVEQNMGVNFSIQSTEMTTSQSLNMLLRAILSDKKPEEVPVIVESMLGRVMQEFERRIASQNEQVKTTTKDLTDGTKSFCKAKNSTEISSICCEKETAKTENSFPSSKDEDFSMSLKDAETSKEKLLKQHLLFDRQKRELQELKGALQTTRAGMELMTTQHAQEFSNLGKHMQVLAQAASGYHKVLEENRKLYNQVQDLKGNIRVYCRVRPFLPRQSSSMSTVGHIDDGNIMIITPSKYGKGHKSFSFNKVFGPFATQEEVFSDTQPLIRSVLDGYNVCIFAYGQTGAGKTYTMSGPKELTEESFGVNYRALNDLFHISKQRKETFCYEIAVQMIEIYNEQVRDLLTNDGPQKRLDIHNSSQKGLAVPNANLVPVTSTTEVIELMNIGQKNRAVSATAMNDRSSRSHSCLTIHVQGRDLASGAVLRGCMHLVDLAGSERVNKSEAKGDRLKEAQHINKSLSALGDVISALAQKSSHIPYRNSKLTQLLQDSLGGQAKTLMFVHISPEADAISETLSTLKFAERVASVELGAAQVNKESGEVKELRQQVASLKAALAKKEGVQIQSTMSSPDIYRLKSGATSPAHPNQMQTMEDFGNIELFSNDAGKGRD from the exons ATGGCGTCGGATTCCTTGTCGGTGGTGGCGGAGGACGTGCTGAAGCCGCATGAGACACGGACGGGCGACATTGATCTGGCCTCTAGGAAGGAGGTGCAAGCAG CGTTGAGAAGGTACGAGGCAGCCGAATGGCTGAGGAAGATGGTGGGGGTTAATGGGGCGAGAGATTTGCCGGAAGAGCCCACAGAGGAGGAATTCCGGCTTGGGCTGCGAAATGGGATTGTTCTTTGTAATGCACTCAACAAGGTTCAACCTGGTGCTGTCCCCAAG GTGGTGGAAGCTCCTGCGGATTCGGCTCTCCTCCCAGACGGTGCTGCTCTGTCAGCATATCAGTACTTTGAGAATTTGAGGAACTTCCTCGTCTCCATGGAAGAGTTGGGCCTCCCAACATTTGAGGCGTCCGATTTAGAAGGG GGTGGTAAAGGCTCCAGGGTTGTGAATTGTGTTTTGGCTCTTAAATCCTATGGTGACAATAAACAAATGGGCAGAAATGGTTCCTGCAAGTATGGTGGGATCCTGAAGCCTTCCACCTCTGGCAAGTATTTTGTAAGGAGGAACTCAGAACCTTTCATGAATTCCCTTTCTAGAAGCCAATCAACTGAGAAAACCCAGGATGGCATATCGGTGGAGCAGAACATGGGTGTCAATTTCTCGATACAATCCACTGAAATG ACGACATCACAGTCTCTGAACATGCTTCTGCGTGCCATCCTATCAGATAAGAAGCCTGAAGAAGTCCCAGTG ATTGTGGAGTCAATGTTAGGCAGAGTAATGCAAGAATTTGAGCGCCGAATTGCAAGCCAAAACGAGCAG GTGAAAACAACTACAAAGGATCTAACTGATGGAACAAAATCCTTCTGCAAAGCAAAAAATTCAACAGAAATTTCATCCATTTGTTGTGAAAAAGAG ACGGCGAAGACAGAGAATTCTTTCCCAAGCTCAAAAGATGAGGATTTTAGTATGAGCTTGAAGGATGCAGAAACATCAAAAGAAAAGCTCCTGAAGCAACACTTACTTTTTGATAGACAAAAAAGAGAACTACAG GAACTGAAAGGTGCACTTCAAACAACTAGAGCTGGTATGGAGTTGATGACAACTCAACATGCCCAGGAATTTAGTAATCTTG GGAAGCATATGCAAGTCCTTGCTCAAGCAGCTTCAGGATATCATAAAGTTCTCGAGGAAAACAGAAAGTTATACAATCAAGTGCAGGATCTTAAAG GAAACATTAGGGTGTACTGCCGTGTGAGGCCTTTCTTACCTAGACAATCAAGTAGTATGAGCACTGTTGGTCATATTGACGATGGAAATATTATGATTATCACCCCTTCAAAATATGGGAAAGGACATAAGTCTTTCAGCTTCAACAAAGTCTTTGGCCCGTTTGCCACTCAAG AGGAGGTTTTCTCTGACACACAGCCTTTGATTCGTTCTGTTCTCGATGGTTACAACGTCTGCATCTTTGCATATGGACAAACTGGAGCAGGGAAAACCTATACAATG AGTGGACCAAAAGAACTTACAGAAGAGAGTTTTGGAGTAAACTACAGAGCATTAAATGACTTGTTTCATATCTCAAAGCAGAGGAAGGAGACATTTTGTTATGAAATTGCTGTTCAGATGATTGAGATATATAATGAGCAAGTTAGGGATCTCCTTACCAATGATGGTCCCCAGAAAAG ATTAGATATTCATAATAGTTCTCAGAAAGGACTTGCTGTGCCTAACGCAAACTTGGTTCCTGTCACATCAACAACAGAGGTTATTGAATTAATGAACATTGGTCAGAAGAATCGTGCTGTTAGTGCAACTGCGATGAATGACCGTAGCAGTCGTTCTCACAG TTGCCTGACCATTCATGTTCAAGGAAGAGATTTGGCATCTGGGGCTGTTCTTAGAGGCTGTATGCATCTAGTTGATTTGGCAGGTAGTGAGAGAGTCAATAAATCTGAAGCTAAAGGAGACAGGCTAAAGGAAGCACAACATATCAACAAATCGCTATCAGCTTTAGGAGATGTAATATCTGCCCTTGCTCAAAAGAGTTCACATATCCCTTACAGGAATAGCAAACTTACACAACTACTACAAGACTCTCTAG GAGGGCAAGCTAAAACATTGATGTTTGTCCACATAAGCCCTGAGGCAGATGCAATAAGTGAGACTCTAAGCACGCTCAAATTTGCTGAACGGGTTGCATCGGTTGAGCTTGGCGCAGCTCAGGTAAACAAAGAAAGTGGGGAAGTCAAGGAGCTCAGGCAGCAG GTAGCTAGTCTTAAAGCAGCATTAGCTAAGAAAGAGGGTGTTCAGATCCAAAGCACAATGTCTAGTCCTGATATATACAGGCTAAAATCTGGTGCAACATCTCCTGCACATCCAAACCAGATGCAGACGATGGAGGATTTTGGCAACATAGAG CTGTTCAGCAATGATGCAGGAAAGGGTAGAGATTGA